Within the Staphylococcus argenteus genome, the region CATGCCTGGTGCAATTGGTTTTTCAGTATCATTGTAATCAGCATGAGTAACACTATTTGGAATGATTTCGCTAATCATTGATGCTGTAATAGAACCAGGTCTGGCAATTTTATAAGGAAAAGATGTACAATCTAACACTGTACTTTCTAAACCTTCTTCACTTTGTTCTGCTTGAATAATGCCATCAATACGTCCATTCAAATCATGAAAAACGTGTTTAAACGTCGTTGGTGAAGGTCTGCCACTTAAATTTGCACTTGGCGCAGCTAAAGGTTCATCTATAATTTGTAATAATTGTCTTCCAACAGAATGACTCGGCATCCTAACTGCAACTGATGATAATCCACCCGAAACTTTCGAACATAAATAACCTTTCTTTAATGGTAATATAAATGAAATCGGACCAGGCCAAAATGCATCCATTAATTTGTCTATACGTTCATCTATAGCGTATGTAAAATCTTCTAATTGCTCTTTACTGTGTATATGAATAATAAGCGGGTTATCAGACGGACGTCCTTTTGCTTCATATATTTTAGTTACAGCTTGTTCATCTTTCGCATTTGCTGCAAGTCCATAAACTGTTTCTGTTGGCAATCCAATTAATCCACCATTTAATACTATATCTTTCACTTCATTAATTTTAGGATATTGCTGTAAATCTTCATTATATTCTCTAACATCCCAAATTTTAGTATCCACCTTAATCACACCTTTCCTATTTATCATAATACAAAGTAAAAAGCTATGCACTTAACTATATATCGTAAGCGCATAACTTGTAATCACCATATAAATGAAACGATTCTGTCTTGACCGTTTATATCTTTAATAATATCTATATTTTTATCCGGATATTTTTTTGAAATAATTTTT harbors:
- a CDS encoding L-threonylcarbamoyladenylate synthase, which produces MDTKIWDVREYNEDLQQYPKINEVKDIVLNGGLIGLPTETVYGLAANAKDEQAVTKIYEAKGRPSDNPLIIHIHSKEQLEDFTYAIDERIDKLMDAFWPGPISFILPLKKGYLCSKVSGGLSSVAVRMPSHSVGRQLLQIIDEPLAAPSANLSGRPSPTTFKHVFHDLNGRIDGIIQAEQSEEGLESTVLDCTSFPYKIARPGSITASMISEIIPNSVTHADYNDTEKPIAPGMKYKHYAPNTPLTIITELNNNIGNDEEEWSSIAFIVPKSKVHFIPNKAQFIYLCEDEKDIKQANHNLYEVLHTLDENETIKQAYIYGFDLNDQSEAIMNRMIKAAGNHFVKGYEL